A region of Sphingobium baderi DNA encodes the following proteins:
- a CDS encoding S26 family signal peptidase yields MLSLIWHGGKRAWHELKDLPLRAAVALGASGLGQPARPAQLFKAYGIVLPIGLFAWVTMPQITLVMTPSIEAWVVHRSPGPVHRGDLVSFTLADAIAGPRPVAVTKYALCMPGDQIVMVERPASLGPRRNGWYYCNDKLVGVSKPATRSGKALNHWQPASPNIPDGMIFVGSSHPDGYDSRYYGPVAIDRLTRMEKLL; encoded by the coding sequence ATGCTCTCGCTCATCTGGCACGGCGGTAAGCGCGCCTGGCATGAACTGAAAGACCTGCCGCTACGGGCGGCCGTAGCGCTGGGCGCGAGCGGCCTTGGACAACCGGCGCGGCCAGCCCAGCTCTTCAAGGCCTATGGGATCGTATTGCCGATCGGTCTTTTCGCTTGGGTAACGATGCCACAGATCACCCTGGTCATGACGCCTTCGATCGAGGCCTGGGTGGTGCACCGCTCTCCCGGGCCCGTGCATCGCGGCGACCTCGTCTCCTTCACGCTCGCCGACGCGATCGCCGGCCCCAGGCCTGTCGCCGTCACCAAATATGCGCTGTGCATGCCCGGCGACCAGATCGTCATGGTCGAGAGGCCGGCAAGCCTCGGCCCGCGCCGCAATGGCTGGTATTATTGCAACGACAAGCTGGTGGGCGTCAGCAAGCCTGCGACGCGCAGCGGCAAAGCGCTCAACCACTGGCAGCCGGCCAGCCCCAATATTCCGGATGGCATGATCTTCGTCGGGTCGAGCCATCCCGACGGATATGACAGCCGTTATTATGGTCCGGTCGCCATTGATCGCCTCACCCGAATGGAGAAGCTGCTGTGA
- a CDS encoding TraU family protein: MKGLSLRRLLALGCGFAALALAAPAHASKCEAGTVFNPITKVRWNCIFPITIGGVKVGPSDPLGKALDAQSASKPLCACRKGVTFWFGVKVSFWSPNRMVDVVTEPGCMMALGADIMPTGGKLQGSQSSLADGTNTRKMFAQMHYYIAPVWKMLDMFTDLPCIEDNGFDVALITEVLPTWQSATLGAIIQPEAILFGNPAAGLACMADSAAAAAGKVVDPLFWCMGSWGATYPIAGDIHFGDSVEAWAGLAARGLFMMGRLGALTVSSADGCSFIPQPVWTKSRYKFQLMEPVKGGQCVNVGRPGALWTSAKHAPGKDNAQFMLFEKTICCAGVSTP; this comes from the coding sequence ATGAAAGGATTGTCCCTTCGCCGACTGCTGGCGCTGGGTTGCGGTTTCGCCGCGTTGGCGCTCGCTGCTCCGGCTCATGCCTCAAAATGCGAGGCGGGCACGGTATTCAACCCGATCACCAAGGTACGCTGGAACTGCATTTTCCCGATCACCATCGGCGGCGTGAAGGTCGGACCCAGCGATCCGCTCGGCAAGGCGCTCGACGCACAATCGGCTTCCAAGCCACTGTGCGCCTGTCGCAAGGGCGTGACCTTCTGGTTCGGGGTGAAGGTCAGCTTCTGGTCGCCAAACCGCATGGTCGATGTGGTAACGGAGCCGGGCTGCATGATGGCGCTGGGCGCAGACATCATGCCGACCGGCGGCAAGCTGCAGGGAAGCCAGAGCAGCCTCGCCGACGGCACCAACACCCGCAAGATGTTCGCGCAGATGCACTACTACATCGCCCCGGTCTGGAAGATGCTCGACATGTTCACCGACCTGCCCTGCATCGAGGACAACGGCTTCGATGTCGCGCTCATCACCGAGGTCCTGCCGACCTGGCAGTCGGCAACACTGGGCGCGATCATCCAACCCGAGGCGATCCTGTTCGGCAATCCGGCCGCGGGGCTCGCCTGCATGGCCGACAGCGCCGCAGCGGCCGCGGGCAAAGTCGTCGATCCGCTGTTCTGGTGCATGGGGTCGTGGGGCGCGACCTATCCGATCGCGGGCGATATTCATTTCGGGGACAGTGTCGAAGCCTGGGCCGGCCTTGCTGCGCGCGGCCTGTTCATGATGGGCCGGCTCGGCGCGCTCACGGTCAGTTCGGCGGACGGCTGTTCCTTCATTCCCCAGCCCGTCTGGACCAAGAGCCGCTACAAGTTCCAGCTGATGGAGCCGGTCAAGGGCGGCCAGTGCGTTAACGTCGGTCGTCCCGGCGCCTTGTGGACCAGCGCCAAACATGCGCCGGGCAAGGACAATGCCCAGTTCATGCTGTTCGAAAAGACGATCTGCTGCGCCGGGGTCTCGACGCCATGA
- a CDS encoding conjugal transfer protein TraH — protein sequence MGHHVRRSTLAFCLIAASCGQAVPSHAQSWAESWFDNVTYTSPGSFEDQTRGYVTAGGMSGRVDVHDDYLMSLTLPKVKAGCGGIDMFLGGMSFLDPDYLVQKLETILQAAPAVAFQYLLETLDEKMGNILSKMEAATNFLNSIQVNDCRLANRMVQIAKGDDNMSGIVEEMTGYKSIREGYANSWQQSREKIQANKGNPTEDLKDALANCPAEVTDIFKTGSLLAHAAARVGASDWAGVMRARVGDVYMRWDAGDKVPIFSAIPACPRQDTESADDFLTGRVPTRALNIPATAADCSVNGAGRGALVLARERMETVAAKIRTRSALTTEEKQFVANVRTLPVYRLLEWGVRQGLTESVIADTDELVALTLAYQMLNDLTRSIDFALQNAERGATTAGAADAENSNICQTRILTKGIEQLRELRDEVLRQRAQMRQSYMAAMSQANLSASYAGVVRQRDRDARDAAGANANRNR from the coding sequence ATGGGACATCATGTTCGTCGTTCGACCCTTGCCTTTTGCCTGATCGCCGCCTCGTGCGGCCAGGCTGTTCCGTCCCATGCGCAAAGCTGGGCCGAGAGCTGGTTCGATAATGTCACCTATACCTCGCCCGGCAGCTTCGAGGACCAGACCCGCGGCTATGTGACCGCGGGCGGCATGTCGGGCCGGGTCGACGTCCATGACGATTATCTGATGAGCCTGACCTTGCCCAAGGTGAAGGCCGGCTGCGGCGGCATCGACATGTTTCTGGGCGGCATGTCGTTTCTCGATCCCGACTATCTGGTGCAGAAGCTGGAGACGATCCTCCAGGCCGCGCCGGCGGTTGCCTTCCAGTATCTTCTCGAAACGCTGGACGAGAAGATGGGGAATATCCTCTCGAAGATGGAGGCGGCAACCAATTTCCTGAACTCCATCCAGGTAAACGACTGCCGTCTCGCCAACCGCATGGTGCAGATCGCCAAGGGCGACGACAACATGTCCGGCATTGTCGAGGAGATGACGGGCTACAAGTCGATCCGCGAAGGCTATGCCAACAGCTGGCAGCAGAGCCGCGAGAAAATCCAGGCCAACAAGGGCAATCCGACCGAGGATCTGAAGGACGCGCTCGCCAATTGCCCGGCGGAGGTCACGGACATCTTCAAGACCGGCTCGTTGCTCGCGCATGCCGCCGCGCGGGTCGGCGCGTCCGACTGGGCCGGCGTGATGCGGGCCAGGGTCGGCGATGTCTATATGCGCTGGGATGCGGGCGACAAGGTGCCGATCTTTTCGGCCATTCCCGCCTGCCCGCGCCAGGATACCGAGAGCGCCGATGATTTCCTGACCGGCCGCGTCCCGACCCGGGCGCTCAACATTCCCGCGACCGCCGCGGATTGCTCGGTGAACGGCGCCGGACGCGGCGCGTTGGTGCTGGCGCGGGAAAGGATGGAGACGGTCGCCGCCAAGATCCGTACCCGGTCGGCGCTCACCACTGAAGAAAAGCAGTTCGTCGCCAATGTGCGAACCTTACCCGTTTACCGCCTGCTCGAATGGGGCGTGCGGCAGGGCCTGACCGAGAGCGTCATCGCCGATACCGATGAACTGGTCGCGCTCACCCTCGCCTATCAGATGCTCAACGACCTCACCCGGTCGATCGACTTCGCGCTGCAGAATGCCGAACGCGGGGCAACCACTGCGGGCGCCGCCGATGCCGAGAACAGCAATATCTGCCAGACGCGGATCCTCACCAAGGGCATCGAGCAATTGCGTGAGTTGCGCGACGAGGTGCTGCGCCAGCGCGCGCAGATGCGCCAGTCCTACATGGCGGCGATGAGCCAGGCGAACCTGTCGGCGAGCTATGCCGGCGTCGTGCGCCAGCGCGACCGTGATGCCCGCGACGCCGCGGGCGCCAATGCCAATCGCAACCGGTGA
- a CDS encoding conjugal transfer protein TraF — MKRLAVIAGAALLLAGSAAAQSTGTADREARGYWWYQAPPKAEQEKPDPDALVKPVIPPMAELATWTPPKIRTLIEQQRDYAATVLTVDAVADFWRLQDFARRKARAFAGVTQLAMLTHPELNARAANPLVGEARDALGAQKDQVRRQYLRAHAGEFALVMFARTSCGYCKVQWPIVQRFQDEMGWQVSLMDLDRKPELAQRFGVEVTPTTMVIRRNSGQRMVIAAGVETYPNIAQMAYQAVRLLSGDIRPEQWLTGAGEENGFFDALANGPVSSTDPRVIGGDLIDAREPRP; from the coding sequence GTGAAGCGGCTCGCTGTGATAGCAGGCGCGGCCCTCCTCCTGGCAGGATCGGCAGCCGCGCAATCCACGGGCACCGCGGATCGCGAAGCGCGTGGCTACTGGTGGTATCAGGCACCGCCCAAGGCAGAGCAGGAGAAGCCCGATCCTGACGCTCTGGTGAAGCCGGTAATCCCGCCTATGGCCGAACTGGCGACCTGGACGCCGCCGAAGATCCGCACACTGATCGAGCAGCAGCGCGACTATGCGGCGACCGTGCTCACCGTCGATGCCGTCGCCGATTTCTGGCGCCTGCAGGACTTCGCGCGGCGCAAGGCCCGCGCCTTCGCCGGCGTCACCCAGCTTGCCATGCTGACCCATCCCGAGCTCAATGCGAGAGCCGCCAATCCCCTGGTCGGCGAGGCCCGCGATGCGCTCGGCGCCCAGAAGGACCAGGTGCGCCGCCAGTATCTGCGCGCGCACGCCGGAGAGTTCGCGCTTGTGATGTTCGCCCGCACATCCTGCGGTTACTGCAAGGTTCAGTGGCCGATCGTGCAGCGCTTCCAGGACGAAATGGGTTGGCAGGTGAGCCTTATGGACCTCGACCGCAAACCCGAGCTTGCCCAGCGTTTCGGGGTCGAAGTGACGCCCACCACCATGGTCATTCGCAGGAACAGTGGCCAGCGCATGGTGATCGCCGCCGGGGTCGAAACCTATCCCAACATCGCGCAGATGGCCTACCAGGCGGTCAGGTTGCTGAGCGGCGATATTCGGCCTGAGCAATGGCTGACCGGCGCTGGGGAGGAGAACGGGTTTTTCGACGCGCTCGCCAACGGCCCGGTCTCGTCGACCGATCCGCGTGTGATTGGCGGCGATCTCATCGATGCAAGGGAACCCAGGCCGTGA
- a CDS encoding nucleoside triphosphate pyrophosphohydrolase family protein, with the protein MLGLFGETGSLLTEAKKKQRDAASYLGYAEAVAEEIGDVLWYLAAVSRRYRLALSDIATAALAPRGTHKAGGNGTLTLHALQPAHMPIAKAPTAEFEHSLLALAGDVGTLIRVGASEPGRQVMADLLVNVMRRLIQAATESGVPLEIAALKNLQKIFDRWPRERCYPPPLDEGCDPEEQLPRKMQIDIYERTVRGQAYVFQRSSGVYVGDRLTDNAIEPDDYRFHDVFHYAYVAVLGWSPVIRALLRLKRKSDPKLDEVEDGARAVLIEEGVTSWLFGKAQQLQFFEGVKPGGLPLDMLKHVRQFVAGYEAEHCPLWLWEEAILQGYAAFRFLQKNRRARIGIDFARRRLTIKELP; encoded by the coding sequence ATGCTCGGCCTCTTCGGTGAAACCGGAAGCCTGCTTACCGAGGCGAAGAAGAAGCAGCGCGATGCCGCCTCCTATCTCGGTTATGCAGAGGCGGTCGCGGAGGAGATTGGCGATGTCCTCTGGTATTTGGCAGCGGTGTCGCGCCGCTACCGACTTGCATTAAGCGATATCGCCACAGCAGCGCTCGCGCCCAGAGGCACCCACAAGGCCGGCGGTAACGGTACGCTGACCCTTCACGCACTACAGCCCGCCCACATGCCGATCGCCAAGGCGCCAACGGCAGAGTTCGAGCATAGCCTCCTCGCGCTCGCCGGCGACGTCGGAACGCTCATCAGGGTAGGTGCCAGCGAGCCTGGTCGCCAGGTCATGGCTGACCTGTTAGTCAACGTCATGCGCCGGCTGATCCAAGCCGCGACCGAGTCCGGCGTTCCGCTTGAAATCGCTGCGCTCAAGAATCTCCAAAAGATCTTCGATCGCTGGCCGCGCGAACGTTGCTATCCGCCGCCGCTCGATGAGGGCTGCGACCCGGAAGAACAACTCCCGCGTAAAATGCAAATCGACATTTACGAGCGGACCGTGCGCGGCCAAGCTTATGTGTTTCAGCGGTCGAGCGGTGTCTATGTGGGCGATCGGCTTACCGACAATGCGATCGAGCCTGACGATTATCGGTTCCACGACGTCTTCCACTATGCCTATGTCGCGGTGCTGGGATGGTCCCCGGTGATCCGGGCGCTGCTGCGGCTCAAGCGCAAGAGCGATCCCAAGCTTGACGAGGTTGAGGACGGCGCCCGCGCGGTCCTCATCGAAGAAGGCGTAACATCGTGGCTTTTCGGCAAGGCTCAACAGCTTCAATTCTTCGAAGGTGTGAAGCCGGGCGGACTTCCGCTGGACATGTTGAAGCATGTTCGCCAATTCGTCGCCGGCTACGAGGCCGAGCACTGCCCGCTGTGGCTCTGGGAAGAGGCAATTCTCCAGGGTTATGCGGCGTTTCGCTTCCTGCAGAAGAACCGCCGCGCGCGAATCGGCATCGATTTCGCGCGCCGCCGCCTAACCATCAAGGAGTTGCCGTGA
- a CDS encoding type-F conjugative transfer system pilin assembly protein TrbC: MQEQGEAAMERVKRAAGKAKATSTPSPVLPARLDAAAQRRAFEGLKARKNDPDIKKRARADIAAARERLAAERDAASRRIAQALGLEQPEQAALAGAVSSDVGKRWVPVLFVSSSIPIETLRTYAGQLERAGGVMAFRGMPGGMRQVAPMAKLSAAILRRDPGCEGPACAMRDVQLIVDPLVFRQHGVVRVPALAMIPGDPTRPYCERDDASPRAAHLVQGDAALSGLLEEYGRLGGREEVRDALAHLARR; this comes from the coding sequence ATGCAGGAACAGGGCGAGGCGGCGATGGAGCGTGTGAAACGCGCCGCCGGTAAGGCGAAGGCCACGTCCACCCCCTCGCCTGTTCTGCCCGCCAGGCTCGACGCCGCAGCGCAGCGCAGGGCCTTCGAGGGGCTCAAGGCGCGGAAGAACGACCCAGATATAAAGAAACGCGCGCGAGCGGATATCGCCGCCGCCCGCGAGCGCCTGGCAGCCGAGCGGGACGCGGCCAGTCGCCGGATTGCGCAGGCGCTCGGACTGGAGCAGCCGGAACAGGCGGCGCTGGCCGGTGCGGTATCGTCCGATGTCGGCAAACGCTGGGTGCCGGTCCTGTTCGTCTCCTCGTCGATACCGATCGAGACATTGCGCACCTATGCCGGGCAGCTTGAGCGTGCCGGAGGGGTCATGGCCTTTCGCGGGATGCCGGGCGGGATGCGGCAAGTGGCGCCGATGGCGAAGCTGTCTGCCGCCATCCTGCGGCGCGATCCGGGCTGCGAAGGCCCCGCCTGCGCGATGCGGGACGTGCAGCTGATCGTCGATCCGCTGGTGTTTCGGCAACATGGCGTCGTCCGGGTTCCCGCGCTCGCGATGATCCCCGGCGATCCGACGCGCCCCTATTGCGAACGCGACGACGCGAGCCCGCGCGCGGCGCATCTGGTTCAGGGCGATGCCGCCTTGTCCGGGCTTCTCGAGGAATATGGCCGCCTCGGCGGCAGGGAGGAGGTGCGGGATGCTCTCGCTCATCTGGCACGGCGGTAA
- the traN gene encoding conjugal transfer protein TraN, giving the protein MSARVSLLAGALMLMAGTLLCPSNAAAQQLCAVDLNGNGDAADDGETASCHLTASGGWMCPIGQTMCEADISGALHCPLGEQYSCETPASGGAAACSANACIDTSANPIVDDPVIDDPGVEADGGVDAEGNCLGTIEIFSGRAARCRPAGLKTTFSNCCKDKGKIVKDGMGGSISSISTKIAVAKGVFTGMKAAYTAFRAGATASQAASAGANAIIVGIDPTSIAISLAVNFMIEVLLQGCDQQDMEVGMLRGSGMCHEVGSYCSSKILGICVQKSRGHCCFNTKLGRIIQEQGRPQLKAFSAIGWGTAKQPYCRGFTPEEFQALDFSRMDLSEYYAEVEARAQSEIQIDMKDKIDAYMQTISN; this is encoded by the coding sequence ATGAGCGCGCGCGTATCCCTGCTCGCCGGAGCTCTGATGCTGATGGCGGGCACATTGTTGTGCCCGTCGAACGCAGCGGCACAGCAGCTTTGCGCGGTCGACCTCAACGGCAATGGCGATGCGGCCGATGATGGCGAGACGGCGAGCTGCCATCTGACGGCGTCAGGTGGCTGGATGTGCCCGATCGGCCAGACGATGTGCGAGGCCGACATTTCGGGCGCCCTGCACTGCCCGCTCGGCGAGCAATATAGCTGCGAGACACCTGCCAGTGGCGGCGCAGCGGCCTGCTCGGCCAATGCCTGCATCGACACCAGCGCCAACCCGATCGTCGACGATCCGGTCATCGACGATCCGGGTGTCGAAGCCGATGGCGGTGTCGATGCCGAGGGCAATTGTCTTGGCACGATCGAGATATTTTCCGGCCGCGCCGCACGTTGCCGTCCTGCCGGCCTCAAGACGACCTTCTCCAATTGCTGCAAGGACAAGGGTAAGATCGTGAAAGACGGCATGGGCGGTTCGATCTCGTCCATCTCGACCAAGATCGCGGTCGCCAAGGGCGTCTTCACCGGCATGAAAGCCGCCTACACCGCCTTTAGGGCGGGCGCGACCGCGAGCCAGGCGGCCAGCGCCGGCGCCAATGCGATCATCGTCGGGATCGATCCGACATCGATCGCGATCAGCCTCGCGGTCAATTTCATGATCGAGGTGCTGCTCCAGGGCTGCGATCAGCAGGACATGGAAGTGGGCATGCTGCGCGGTTCGGGCATGTGCCATGAGGTCGGCAGCTACTGCTCCTCGAAGATCCTGGGGATCTGCGTGCAGAAGTCGCGGGGCCATTGCTGCTTCAACACCAAGCTCGGTCGGATCATCCAGGAGCAGGGCCGTCCGCAGCTGAAGGCCTTCAGCGCCATCGGTTGGGGCACCGCCAAACAGCCTTATTGCCGGGGCTTTACGCCCGAGGAATTCCAGGCGCTCGATTTCTCGCGGATGGACCTCTCCGAATATTATGCGGAGGTGGAAGCCCGCGCACAATCCGAAATCCAGATCGACATGAAGGACAAGATCGATGCCTATATGCAGACGATCAGCAACTAG
- a CDS encoding conjugal transfer protein TraG N-terminal domain-containing protein: protein MRRFIRLLLTLLGFLGATPALAIDASYHTWDGFSETVDAFHLVAMIFSDPRYETLVVIIAVAGIALGAVLASIKGSGMGLVAFGFQMLIGIGLFVGMIATTGTVHIYDRVRNAYQPVGDVPNLIVLVAGVTNLMERALAETIDDNTTDPNAKLEFGAGGHAFDLFLNAVSPRSPIVDTFLDATVKDYVRQCYPVARVSPAYGVDDDQLFRTSTDLPASFAAMAGPATFSTVYTASDKAGTTMSCDAAWGYIADRLADSTLFDAYSDQVCARTGFDVTQATQRDRCRQQIDALGDMMLGQSMSRQKFLTNILLGQTVGDVLFEDSPAATARVMANRAIESNGLATLSTANEWMPTIRASVFAIMLMMMPIALLFILTPINLRVASFALGLFVFVALWGVIDAGIYQLTLGRAMDVLAELRATHVAADSWIFAPSAAMKALAIFGSFRTAAAGLAGAFVFTVFRFSGNMFTAFTSGMLGVQGQGSMAAATVGTSEGYASALEAQASAGGTQARRSASLGFGDFGERSSFGLDRAFGAAGSIVGEHGGGAAGTAAFGLGRADAARELGGLSPALVGRDLSDPATARAIRSNAATSAIHGFAQGDALRKLGTSYFGEGQSGERAFAVFAQNMVQWKAFGDQRAYEMMQSGAQRHFERNGYDARDAALKASTVIGQASADPTFAKLTANAFDQEQMLRNDLTAAQTQVGAMEGRRDYAGDRVAAVERGNVATEQAHRTGGNQGQRQAAAMLGLSVTETSRRIGFINSLSGEARASAITQLSRSTGRNEAQVLRALEGYNAAVQVGTADGATAEAAREGTSVYGRTREAAGYDFAERSGKLDAQREIGPDGVRSNAQIGEQRRQADNAGFAEGAAAAGVSVREAARLDSFIRALAGTAGNQVDMAEGGAEGIADRARNERLTGIVDKERLTRTQALLREHGVEMSKRQIAMSQNGDVSLNLTPELAAQMWRGGLINEGQLGAIANGGHARLSFAHNDLLVSSSTGFSQSARNDTSTRFEAGKQAGPDTIEHFLGSGKEGQAAMARWLRGGFEMDRRGNWRLKPQVADTLERDVTAIMVQTGWQRSLSRSAEHSTADSQSISGDLTASASRGVGSGDKGGEEKGGGKSSATGSLSGRLNADIVDRGVAAVSARSSIDVVNYDVRDAIAAAEKAAARSGRPEETFAQELSERVLGNDGLRNRYLKQADAGRGTFDVTGPITSMEQSSILGTGRLLFDRDNGMADGDSSFKERRDP from the coding sequence ATGCGCCGCTTCATCCGCCTTCTTCTCACGCTCCTCGGCTTTCTGGGCGCCACGCCCGCACTGGCGATCGACGCCAGCTATCACACCTGGGACGGATTTTCCGAAACGGTGGATGCCTTCCACCTCGTCGCCATGATCTTCAGCGATCCGCGCTATGAGACGCTGGTCGTCATCATCGCGGTCGCCGGTATCGCTCTGGGCGCGGTGCTGGCGAGCATCAAGGGTTCCGGCATGGGGCTTGTCGCCTTCGGTTTCCAGATGCTGATCGGGATCGGCCTGTTCGTGGGGATGATCGCCACGACGGGCACGGTTCACATCTATGACCGGGTGCGCAACGCCTACCAGCCGGTCGGCGACGTGCCCAATCTGATCGTGCTGGTCGCCGGCGTCACCAACCTTATGGAACGGGCTCTGGCCGAGACCATCGACGACAACACCACCGATCCCAATGCAAAGCTGGAGTTTGGCGCCGGCGGTCATGCGTTCGACCTGTTCCTGAACGCGGTGTCCCCGCGCAGTCCGATCGTCGACACGTTCCTCGACGCGACGGTGAAGGACTATGTGCGGCAATGCTATCCGGTTGCGCGTGTCTCGCCCGCCTATGGCGTCGATGATGATCAGCTCTTCCGGACCTCGACCGACCTTCCCGCTTCCTTCGCTGCGATGGCCGGCCCGGCGACATTTTCGACGGTCTATACCGCAAGTGACAAAGCCGGGACGACGATGAGCTGCGATGCGGCCTGGGGCTATATTGCGGATCGGCTGGCTGACAGCACGTTGTTCGACGCCTATAGCGACCAGGTCTGTGCCCGTACCGGCTTCGACGTGACCCAGGCGACCCAGCGTGACCGCTGCCGCCAGCAAATCGACGCGCTCGGCGACATGATGCTGGGACAATCGATGAGCCGGCAGAAGTTCCTGACCAACATACTGCTGGGACAGACCGTTGGCGACGTGCTGTTCGAGGATTCCCCGGCAGCGACCGCGCGGGTCATGGCGAACCGGGCAATCGAGTCCAACGGCCTCGCCACGCTCTCGACCGCCAACGAGTGGATGCCGACCATCCGTGCCTCGGTCTTCGCGATCATGCTCATGATGATGCCGATCGCGCTGCTCTTCATCCTGACGCCGATCAACCTCAGGGTCGCGAGCTTTGCGCTGGGGCTGTTCGTGTTCGTCGCGCTGTGGGGCGTCATCGATGCCGGCATCTATCAGCTCACCCTTGGCCGGGCGATGGACGTGCTGGCCGAACTGCGCGCCACCCATGTCGCGGCAGACAGCTGGATTTTCGCGCCATCGGCGGCAATGAAGGCGCTTGCCATCTTCGGCTCGTTCCGGACGGCTGCGGCAGGTCTTGCCGGCGCCTTCGTGTTCACCGTGTTCCGCTTCTCCGGCAATATGTTCACTGCTTTTACCTCAGGCATGCTCGGCGTGCAGGGCCAGGGCAGCATGGCGGCCGCGACGGTCGGCACCAGCGAGGGCTATGCCTCGGCGCTGGAAGCGCAGGCTTCGGCCGGCGGCACCCAGGCGCGGCGTTCGGCTTCGTTAGGATTCGGCGACTTTGGCGAGCGCAGCAGCTTTGGGCTCGACCGGGCCTTTGGGGCTGCAGGAAGCATCGTGGGCGAGCATGGCGGCGGCGCGGCGGGGACGGCAGCGTTCGGCCTAGGCCGGGCGGATGCCGCGCGGGAACTCGGCGGGCTGTCCCCTGCCCTTGTTGGACGCGATCTGAGCGATCCGGCCACGGCTCGCGCGATCCGTAGCAATGCCGCGACGTCGGCGATCCATGGTTTCGCGCAGGGCGACGCGCTGCGCAAACTTGGCACGAGCTATTTCGGGGAAGGTCAGTCCGGAGAGCGCGCCTTTGCCGTCTTCGCGCAGAACATGGTGCAGTGGAAGGCTTTTGGCGACCAGCGTGCCTATGAGATGATGCAATCGGGTGCCCAGCGGCATTTCGAGCGCAACGGTTATGATGCCAGGGATGCCGCTCTGAAGGCGTCTACAGTGATCGGGCAGGCAAGCGCCGATCCGACCTTCGCGAAGCTGACGGCCAATGCCTTCGATCAGGAGCAGATGCTGCGCAACGACCTGACTGCGGCGCAGACGCAGGTCGGCGCGATGGAAGGGCGGCGCGACTATGCCGGCGACAGGGTCGCAGCGGTCGAGCGCGGCAATGTCGCGACCGAGCAGGCGCATCGGACCGGTGGGAATCAGGGGCAGCGGCAGGCCGCCGCGATGCTCGGGCTCTCCGTTACTGAAACCAGCCGGCGCATCGGGTTCATCAATTCCCTGTCGGGCGAGGCGCGGGCGAGTGCCATCACGCAGCTATCGCGTTCGACAGGGCGCAACGAGGCACAGGTACTGCGCGCACTGGAGGGCTACAATGCCGCAGTCCAGGTCGGCACGGCCGATGGTGCGACCGCAGAGGCGGCGCGGGAGGGTACGAGCGTCTATGGGCGCACGAGGGAAGCTGCAGGCTATGATTTTGCCGAACGCTCGGGCAAGCTCGATGCCCAGCGGGAGATCGGGCCCGACGGCGTGCGCAGCAATGCGCAAATCGGCGAACAGCGGCGACAGGCCGACAATGCAGGCTTTGCCGAAGGCGCGGCGGCGGCGGGCGTATCGGTTCGTGAGGCCGCGCGGCTCGATTCCTTTATCCGCGCGCTCGCCGGCACGGCCGGCAACCAGGTCGATATGGCCGAAGGCGGCGCGGAGGGGATCGCCGACCGTGCCCGCAACGAGCGGCTGACCGGGATCGTCGACAAGGAGCGTCTCACCCGTACGCAGGCGCTTCTGCGCGAGCATGGCGTCGAGATGTCCAAGCGACAGATCGCGATGAGCCAGAATGGCGATGTCAGCCTCAACCTGACACCGGAGCTTGCGGCGCAGATGTGGCGCGGCGGCCTCATCAACGAGGGCCAGCTCGGTGCAATCGCCAATGGCGGGCACGCGCGGCTCAGCTTTGCGCACAATGATCTGCTCGTTTCCAGCAGCACCGGGTTCAGCCAGTCGGCGCGCAACGACACCAGCACGCGGTTCGAAGCCGGCAAGCAGGCGGGTCCCGATACGATCGAGCATTTTCTTGGCAGCGGCAAGGAAGGTCAGGCCGCCATGGCCAGATGGCTTCGCGGTGGGTTCGAGATGGATCGGCGCGGCAACTGGCGGCTCAAGCCGCAGGTTGCCGATACGCTGGAGCGCGATGTCACGGCGATCATGGTGCAGACCGGATGGCAGAGGTCGCTTTCACGGTCGGCGGAGCACTCAACCGCGGACAGTCAGAGCATCTCCGGCGATCTCACGGCTTCAGCCTCGCGCGGAGTTGGTTCCGGCGACAAGGGCGGCGAAGAAAAAGGTGGCGGCAAAAGCAGCGCCACAGGCTCGCTGAGCGGTAGGTTGAACGCCGACATTGTCGATCGAGGAGTAGCGGCGGTCTCGGCTCGCTCTTCCATCGACGTGGTGAACTATGATGTGCGGGATGCTATCGCGGCTGCCGAGAAAGCAGCCGCACGCTCCGGTCGTCCCGAGGAGACTTTTGCCCAAGAACTCAGCGAACGTGTGCTTGGCAATGATGGTCTGCGCAACCGGTATCTGAAGCAGGCCGATGCTGGGCGTGGCACCTTCGATGTCACGGGTCCGATCACATCGATGGAGCAATCGTCGATCCTTGGTACCGGTCGGCTATTGTTCGACCGCGACAATGGAATGGCTGACGGGGATTCAAGCTTCAAGGAGCGTCGGGATCCATGA